GTACTGTACCAAGCATGAGCCCACGTAAAAGCACAGGAAGAACAGTTGCGTTTAAATTGGTGCACTTTGTACATTTGGGTACTTTAAAagaatatcaatcaatcaattaaactTTATTCATAGGGCACTTTTACAGCTCAAAGTCCTTTACAAGTTCAAATCAAAGAAATAATACAgacaaaatatgaaacactTGAAAGTAAGAAGTCCAAAGTGTAGAAATCCCCACAATTTTCCCCTAAAATCATGTTTTCTTTTGTAAAATGCACACTGGTATTTAAAAACACAATGTCACCATTCTGCAATGCCACGGACACCCGATACTTGTTTATGAATTCAGTGGATCGTGTCGGGCACTGGCTAAGCTTCGTCTTGATGATTATTTAGAAGTGTAGATTGATGGTTAATTGGTGGGGAAACCTCCTGTCAAGTGCAGGTTGTCTGCGGCTTCAGATGTGACCTGGTGATTCGTGGAGGTCATATCAGTGAAGATGGAGACCATGAGAGGcctttgataatattattagaAGCTCACCTATCAAAATGAAGTCTTTTGTATTTGAAGCTGCTGTCGTTGGGATAGTGCAGATGAATGAGGAATAATAAGGAAGAATAAGTGAGGCAGGTAGTAAAGGTCAGAGGAGAGTTGGAGTTTGAATGCTGATTCGTaccaaatgaaattaaaaagtcATAAATCTATCACATTTAAAGAATTACCTGTATATGTCCTGCTACAATATTTCTCTTTCAAAGTTCACCCACATGCATAATCTCATGCTGACCAGCAATTTCACACATAGGCGTTTCTTCCAAATTTCCTGGATGGCTTCAGAAACTCTCTTTGCAGGCTGCTAGTGGCCTTGCCGCGCtcgccgtgtgtgtgtggagacaCAGCAGCACCCCTTGAGGAGTGATGAAGTCTGCAAACACCCAAAGAAATGAAGTGACATGAATTGCGATAGAGACAACAAACACCAAAATGTTTTGAACACTAACTAAAGATTGCTAATTAATCCCTCATTCACATCTTTGATGCTCTTTTGGTTCCATTCAGGGTTAACTGTAATTCCGATAATTACCTAACGTCCTGCTCAACCTCTAAAAGTCTAAGTATGTCCATTggatttcaaacaaaacaaaacattggccACTCATCAGGTTAATGGGGTTAATGTGTTCCTGAGAACTGTTGCTGAATGAGGCCCATTGTTACCAGTCAACTTACCTGACGCTCGAGCCTGATGACAGGGAGAGACAGAAAATCAAACCTCCCAAAATGCATAACACAGATCCCGCCCAGCCGATAAAGAGCGCCGCTCCCAGTTCAAATCTGCCAATGACATCAATTAGATATTTAGAACAGGACTGGAATACAAGTCACCCCGGTTCTTGTATTTACCTACTTCTGGGCAACAAAGAGGGGGTCGAAAAAGTCGGTCGTGATCCTGTGAGCATATATGGAGCAGGCGGTCATGCAGCACAAGCCTGTAGAGgcaaataaaattgtaattcTGTGACTTCAAATTAGGATTAGAGGTAAAGAGTAATTTTTTGGGGAAGTAAGTTTTACCGCTGAGGATGTACTGGAAACCTGCAAAGACTGCCAGGCGAGTTTTGATATTCTCGGAGCCTCCTACTTTTGTGCACTTCATTCCAAGCAGGGCAAGTACGGCACCAAAGAAACCCAGACACACCGCTGCAATCATCAGGCCCCGGCATACTTGGATGTAAACTTGAAAACATGGACAGAGGAGCAGGAAGAGGTATGACATCCATCACAAGTCAGGACCAGAATAGGAACTCACCATCCAGAGCCAGCATGGAGGGAAAGTCCTTGCAGTTGGACACACCTGTAGAGTCGGTCACACATGTTTTCCACAGGTTGGACCAGAAGGTCGCCGTAGTAATGACCGTACCGTCCACCGAGGAGACCTTCCAGTAGTCCGTAGGAAGTGTGGATGACACCAGGATCCATCCGGAGACACTCAGGAGAAATGCAACAATTTCTGTTGCCATGGTGCTCATTGTTCCTTGGCCTTTAGATCCACGGATCAAATCAGGCTCTGAACTTTTTTAAGGCTCCAGCTGGTGAGACGCCCTCCGCCCATCATTGACTGAGCAGTTCTGGGCGGGTAGGTCCACTACCTGTTCATCAAGGCAGATACTTGATTACTTGAGGTTCTCGTGTCGGTGGCTGATATTCAAAAAGTAGTCTTATGTCATTGGACTTCAGGCATGCCTAGAGCTCATCACTCCACACGGTGTTCATGGGGTCTACAGCAGGGTCGAAGGAAGTCATTAATTGACAGGATGTGAGGCGGTCCCTGACAGAGAAGAGACACATGATGGGGAAAATTATCATAGTGGCAGACTCGCTGCACTCAGTTTACAACACTAGAGCACCATCAAGTGGTAATCCACAGACATTTAATGGAGGCTACTAGACTGTGACTTTACCTTtgagccatccatccattatccgaaCAACTTTATTGTCACGCAGGTGTGCTGGTGTCTATCTCAGTTGACTTTGTGCAGCAGGCAGAGTACACCCTCAAATGGTTGTAAGCCAATCGCAGTAGACAATCATCCAGACTCATAATTATACTACAGAACAATTTAGAGACAGTTAACCTATCATGTATGTTTCTAGAATATTGAAGAAAAGGCACAGGGAGAATTTGCAAATTTCACACAGGAAGGCCCAAGACATGGAATCGAACCAGGGACCACTGTTAGACGGACGTGCCaaccagtcaatcacagggcctACCTTTAATCCAAAACGCTAAATTTCAGTTGTAAATATATGCTAGTGGgagtttttgtcatttttgtaatTTCTGATTCATGTAGGAAGACAGGAAGAAGTAGTGAAGAGAGGCTCTCAAGCTTCAAGACTGCCAACTCTCCTCTTAAagttcaaactgataaacatAGCACATTGTGCACCAAATTcaaaatgagataaaaaaaacaactgtgtatccaattgaatatgggttgaaaAAGATGTGCAAATCattgtattctgtttttatttatttacacaatGTTTGGGATTTGTACATACTATTAAAAATACTATGATCAAATCTGCTTTAAATAAAAGCATGAATGCATTTTTAAACCCCAAAAGTTCatcagtcacttaaatgttgagcTATCTCATGAGGTTTATGACGTGAGATGCCCTTGGCATCTGTTGTCTGGAAATTGCGTGCTGTGTTTTGTTTCAATTTCTAAACCTGTTACTGAGCCACTCTGACCTTATTTAACGAGGCCATAAAACTTTTCTAATCAGCATTCCAGGAAAGGAAATTCCAAGTGGGTTGCCGAAGGAATCTTCTGCAGAAAGGTTGGCTCATTTGGTGAAGCCGTGGTGCCAAAAATAAAGCAAGATGAAAGTCCCAGTCCaaactttttattcatttatcctCTTCGAGGTCGTGAGAGTGCGCCAGGTGACTTTTTGTtgaaaggcagactacaccctATACTGGATGTCTGCCAACCACAAGCCAGACATAGACCGCGACATTCACACTGCAATTAGGCAACTGAActaaaagtgaaaaagaatGTGACAATTATTTATTGATAGATGCTCGATGTTGATTATCTTTGTCCATTGTATTTTACCCACACATAGATTTTACTAAGGGGCACAATACACGTCTGGTGGATTGACTTTCCGCTCAGCACTCGTTCATGCTGATCACTGAAATGTAATCCAGCACAAGCAAGGCTCCCCAAGACGTTTATTACACAGAGCATGTGAGCATTGTTGGCATTGCAATCAAAGATACACCTCCCCTTGAAGTCTCTCACGTGCTTTGTAATCTTTGAGCAAAACAGAAAAGGATTACTGGActttttcttcctccttctGCACGTCATATCTTATCATCTGTATCCTTTTGTACTGTGCAATTTAACCATGTTTGGAAAGAATGTAACAAACTACTTATGCTGTGTCCTTTGTTAAataaaaacaggattgtgatcaTAACAAGGAACGAAAAGAGAATCGACCCTACAGGGTTGTGGAGCGATGATTTTGACCTTTTTGTGTTAAACAAGTTTGAATAATCCCCACCTGACTTTTCCTCCCCGGTGCTTTTCTCAGAGTAACTTGCCTCAAGGTTGACGTGAGTTTTTTATTATGAGATTTGACACTGTTGGGATAATGGTTTACCACGGCTAAACGTCACATGACAGGAAATAAAAGTCAACGACATAAGGATAGGCATATGTCTAACTGTCAGCAAACTCACACAGTGTATTAGAATATACAGAGAATTGGTTTCAGACATTTTACTCTTTGTCAAAAATAATAACGGAAAAAAGCTTTTAGATGCTGCTAGGATTTCTCCTTCTGACTGACACATTTTTTGCTGAGTAATTCTGACACACATGCTGTAAAGTCAGTGGGAGTAGTTGTGAAAGTTCCTTGACTTATTTCTCCGGTCCCGCCTATCCAGACTGCCAGACTGTCAATCCTACAGTATACCACACAACATCAATTATTGTATAAGATACAAATTAGAATAAATAAGATGGAATAAAGAAAAGAATAGGTTTgcattttttaatgtgtgttTTAAATGCAGATTAGCAAGTCTAAAGTTCAGACTGGTGGAATTAAGctgctttttttccactttgagGTCAAAGACTTGATGGCAGAAAGTACAGTCAGGATTGAGGGCTGTTCCAAAAGTGTGTTCGTCTCATTGGCAGTTTTGCACGTATCACTAGCGTTACAATCTTTTTGGGTCTCTCCGTAGGAAAATGAAACCTGTTGTGTCGTGACGGGAATTTGAATGTGTCTGAGTTTCGGATTGAGTGAATTCTTCATGTAAAAATGAAAGACATGACCTTGTTCGTGAGATAACATTTACACTAAAGTTGTTGACTGTATTTCTgttatcaacaacaaacaacttAAGCTACAAATGAGTTTGCAGAACATGTATTCATCGAAGGAATTTTGTAGCTAACACAGTTCTTTGCCAATGCAATTTGTAGCTCATCAGTTGATCTCTAATTCGAATTTAATTGTCTcataaatgtattttgaaaaggcaagaagAGGTTCAGACTGGGCCAATAGTTGGCCGTCACTTTCCACCAATCAGGTGGCGTGTAGGAGGAGCCAAgacgatttttttcttttctttacggTAATGATGCGGGAAAGTGCCCTGCAGCTGTGTTCTTTTCGTAACACGCGTTGCGATCCGTTAACCTAGCGTAATATGCGTCGACGTCGCCTTTTGCTGTATTTCTAAGGGCGAGGAAGTAGTCTTGGCAACTGTTTTGGGGCCCAGTACGATGGAAAATGTCAATAAAGCTGCCAAGACGAACCCAGCAGCGTCGGCGAATCTCCTCTCCAAGTTAATTTTCTGGTGAGACACCCCGGAACATAAATCGCAGCAGTCAGGATACACTTCATAGCAGTGTattttttctcccattttttttctacatttacGTGTTAATTTACGTGAGCCTTTTGTGTAATCGACACTCGCACAGGTTGGTTACCCAAAACGTGACGTCACGTTGAATTGGCATCGGTTTGGTGCCCGATCAAATATGAAGTACAGTACTGGATTTATTGAAAGTAGTTCTGGTGTGTGATTTGACATGTTTTCTTACTTGGTACCTCTAACATTTATGAAATTGGCGTTTCATGCTGTAGTTACCGTGTCATGACTATTTCTGATATGTCTTGTTTTCAGGTGGCTCAATCCTCTCTTCCGCGCTGGATACAAACGCAAGCTTGAGGAAGATGACTTATACCCGGTGCTGGCGGAGGACAGCTCAGAGATCCTGGGGCAGCAGTTGCAAAGGTACAATCCCAAATTTCTCCGTCGTGGGATCAATAAAGTTCGGTCTTATTTTATCTTCCACCCAGTTGTGCTCACAGAACACTTATTCTGACTTAATACCTCTTGGAATATTATTTAGGTAATATTTAAATGGAAAATTTATCCCAAGTTGGGCAGTGCATTTGAAGTGTGATaacgttgtcatttcttaatatttTCTTTACTTTCAACCAGTCAAAATCTTCAGTGGCATTAGACAAACCATACATGTAAAGTTTttccaattatttatttattttcaacaataaaaataacaatcgCATTATTATGACAATAACCAAACTATGCTATATTGAAACCAAAATCAAATTGGAAAAGAATATATGACATGATTAGGGGCAATTTGGGCGGCGCCTCCGAGGTGTGATAACTGAGTAAAAGGTTATACAAGGTAAATAGAACCTTTAGATCCAAAAGTCACAACAACTTAACTTTTTGTTCTTAACAATTCTTACAAGTTTGGGTTGCATGTTTCCAGCAGTGGAATTTTAGCACCATAGTTGCTTTTTAAAATGCTTCGATGGAATAGAGAAAAGTATCAAAAAAGCCATAAATGGCACCATGTCTTCTATGAGGGtcctttgatttcattttcacatCACGTGGTTTTGATTTTATTGTCACATCATGTGGTGGGCCAGTTCCCCATACTACTGTGCTTGAATGATTGTTGTCATAAGATCTTGACCAGTGTTGAGCAACTTCTTGAATGAAATGCTTTCAATATTACAACTAGTCACTTGCATCTGAAAGCACTGTAATACATTTCTTTACGATATTCAATAAGTTACTTAAGTGCACTTCACTGGGTATATTCAGCTGTAAAAAGTCCAACATGTCATCTTTCCTTATTTTTCTTGACATTATTCACAAACAAAATGACTTTAACAAACAACTTTAACAGCTTGTCGTGACAGAATAATATGTATCTGGTAGACTGACAGCATGACCGTCGCGAACGACAAAAAAATTGTGTAGTTCGAGAAGACCGTGAAGCTACTCTGTTATTTCTCATCCCGAGTATGTAAACAAGTCTCAGTGTGTAGCTTCTTGTTCTGACAATCTGGCTGACTGTTGTCTGGTGGATTCCATAGCTCGACAAGGTCTCAGTGCTTTCAACCATGGGCTAGGTAATTCACAAACATGAACTCATCAAGGGACTCAAAACTTCTCTCGGTTAGACTAGCAAAGACTTGCCCTAGGTAGGTCGGTAGCGTTTACTGTCAATCAGCAAAATATGTAAAACAATTTAAAGGATTAAAATGTTGCTATCAAGTCCAAAATAATAACAGGATTGCAGCCATTAGGCCGCTCGGTGCCGCACTGGTTAGcaggtccgcctcacagttaggaggatgcgggttcgattccacctccggccctcccggtgtggagtttgcatgttctccccgagccCCCGTGAGTTTTCTcccggcactccggtttcctcccacatccccaaaacatgcttggtaggcagaTTGAGTACTCCAAATTGTCCttgggtgtgagtgcgaatggttgttcgtctctgtgtgccctgcaattggttggcaagcagttcagggtgtcccccgcctactgcccgatgacggctgggataggctccagcacgcccgcgacccccgtggggggcAAGCAGTATAGAAGATGGCTATTGCAGCCATTTCTAATTCcacattgtttttttcattcatcttccaGTCTTTCACCAGTGAATAATATATATTGTCATGACGGTCAGCATGACAAACAGTATGAGCAGATGATGTAATGAAAAGTTTTACACAGTGCAATTCCATCTCATTTGTGATTACAATGTATTCCATGAAATGTGGCCACGGTGCAAATTAGAGAATAATGCTAACCAACAAAGGGGTTTAAAGATTCATGCATTTGTTCGtttgttcattcattttccAAAAAGCTTATCCTGACAAGgttcgcaggcgtgctggaacctatcTCAGCGCTCGGTACAACTGGTCACCAGCTAGTCGCGTTGTGCATAATATTTCTCTGTTATGTCACGGTTGAAGCCAATGTTGCGTCACGTCTCTTGTGAAGTTGGTCAAAGATTTATAGATTGTGCAAGTACATAGTTCAAAATGTGATGTATAACGACAAGAGCAGTTCACAATTTAACGTGTGGTTAATTCTTTACGTATCGTAAGCACTGAAAAGCATTTTCAAAATGGTTTTTGAGCCATTAACATTGTATATTCTGGATACGAATTTAATGAAAATTCAAAGTAATTCTAACACCTTATATTGGTCaataatttgaaagaaaaaaaaataccaacgTGGTTACGGGCCTATAGTATAAATTTTGACATAGGAGGTTTCGGGCCAATGCAAGCAAAATGCATTCTAATGAATTACTGAAAGGatttagatgtttttttcttgtttcatCCAAGTTGGTTTTTCAGTTACAGTGCAACCGTGGAATTCAATTTAAACTGGAACAATAAACCATGAAATGTGTTGGTGATAACTTCTCATTGCAGTCCTGTACCATAATAATTT
This region of Syngnathus typhle isolate RoL2023-S1 ecotype Sweden linkage group LG2, RoL_Styp_1.0, whole genome shotgun sequence genomic DNA includes:
- the cldn10a gene encoding claudin-10a isoform X4, with the protein product MSTMATEIVAFLLSVSGWILVSSTLPTDYWKVSSVDGVSNCKDFPSMLALDAVCLGFFGAVLALLGMKCTKVGGSENIKTRLAVFAGFQYILSGLCCMTACSIYAHRITTDFFDPLFVAQKFELGAALFIGWAGSVLCILGGLIFCLSLSSGSSVRLHHSSRGAAVSPHTHGERGKATSSLQREFLKPSRKFGRNAYV
- the cldn10a gene encoding claudin-10a isoform X3, yielding MSTMATEIVAFLLSVSGWILVSSTLPTDYWKVSSVDGVSNCKDFPSMLALDVYIQVCRGLMIAAVCLGFFGAVLALLGMKCTKVGGSENIKTRLAVFAGFQYILSGLCCMTACSIYAHRITTDFFDPLFVAQKFELGAALFIGWAGSVLCILGGLIFCLSLSSGSSVRLHHSSRGAAVSPHTHGERGKATSSLQREFLKPSRKFGRNAYV
- the cldn10a gene encoding claudin-10a isoform X2, which produces MSTMATEIVAFLLSVSGWILVSSTLPTDYWKVSSVDGTVITTATFWSNLWKTCVTDSTGVSNCKDFPSMLALDAVCLGFFGAVLALLGMKCTKVGGSENIKTRLAVFAGFQYILSGLCCMTACSIYAHRITTDFFDPLFVAQKFELGAALFIGWAGSVLCILGGLIFCLSLSSGSSVRLHHSSRGAAVSPHTHGERGKATSSLQREFLKPSRKFGRNAYV
- the cldn10a gene encoding claudin-10a isoform X1; amino-acid sequence: MSTMATEIVAFLLSVSGWILVSSTLPTDYWKVSSVDGTVITTATFWSNLWKTCVTDSTGVSNCKDFPSMLALDVYIQVCRGLMIAAVCLGFFGAVLALLGMKCTKVGGSENIKTRLAVFAGFQYILSGLCCMTACSIYAHRITTDFFDPLFVAQKFELGAALFIGWAGSVLCILGGLIFCLSLSSGSSVRLHHSSRGAAVSPHTHGERGKATSSLQREFLKPSRKFGRNAYV